A part of Chitinimonas koreensis genomic DNA contains:
- a CDS encoding GspE/PulE family protein, translating to MSRIGQIISRLTQRLPVAPSPAAPPRATGKTAFRAEAAVTDLDALGGDRLATHYEWLPQRSGDTWVMLRHLESNQRLLVVLASALGDAPSIAALTALHADEAAHHEVTWRAATGNVLSEIRRVVPRELGDQGSVDNERTAAAWREFEGIVRAAHASGASDIHFETTNDSTVVLLRIDGYLSVMRGTWTPREMHTILASAYQHAVPGTTSDSSLPLGQEIASARTASCQISVNVEHADRTVSPVRLRFECSTADPAPLGSDTVIRIAAQAALDPRTMGPSLAGELEQLGYLPEQAKWMERGCLQGEGGVLVVGPTGQGKTRTAYTCMAFIAVDVEKSISLEDPKEADLFKVRQISVTPPEGVSEDEAFEMHFRSAMRRDPDHLLIGEIRSRATANAFVQACITGHLALSTTHANNVINGIYRLSFDPIAIPIENLAAPDVFNVLAHQMLLPRLCRHCKQPAKFALDQDELALIDRLGDVDRVYVRNLDGCEHCRGRTRGIDGRTACAEVLVPDDELLELLRAGDFAGAGLLQRSRWLTGDLRDGLLSPDMNGKTAMEAALYKCLALGEIDVRAIQSTMKDFGIYLRRLGVRT from the coding sequence ATGAGCCGGATCGGACAGATCATTTCGCGCCTGACGCAGCGGCTGCCAGTTGCGCCGTCTCCGGCTGCACCTCCTCGCGCGACGGGCAAGACGGCCTTCCGAGCCGAGGCGGCGGTCACTGATCTCGATGCGCTCGGCGGCGACCGCCTGGCCACGCACTACGAGTGGCTGCCCCAGCGATCGGGCGACACCTGGGTGATGTTGCGCCACCTGGAGTCCAACCAGCGTCTGCTGGTGGTCTTGGCCAGCGCATTGGGCGATGCCCCGTCGATCGCCGCGCTCACGGCACTGCATGCCGACGAAGCGGCACACCATGAGGTGACCTGGCGGGCGGCAACGGGCAACGTGCTGTCCGAAATCCGGCGGGTGGTACCGCGCGAGCTCGGTGATCAGGGCAGCGTCGACAACGAGCGCACTGCGGCAGCGTGGCGCGAGTTCGAAGGCATTGTGCGCGCCGCCCATGCATCCGGCGCCTCCGACATTCATTTCGAGACCACCAACGACTCCACGGTCGTGCTGTTGCGGATCGACGGTTACCTCAGCGTGATGCGCGGGACATGGACCCCGCGCGAGATGCACACCATCCTGGCCTCGGCGTATCAGCATGCCGTTCCAGGCACGACCAGCGATTCCAGCCTGCCGCTGGGCCAGGAAATCGCCTCGGCACGGACCGCCAGCTGCCAGATCAGCGTCAACGTCGAGCACGCCGATCGCACCGTGAGCCCGGTCCGGCTTCGCTTCGAGTGCTCGACAGCCGATCCTGCGCCGCTGGGCAGCGACACGGTGATCCGCATCGCCGCGCAGGCCGCGCTCGACCCGCGCACCATGGGGCCGAGCCTGGCGGGTGAGCTGGAGCAACTCGGCTACCTGCCTGAGCAGGCGAAGTGGATGGAGCGCGGCTGCCTGCAGGGCGAGGGCGGCGTGCTGGTGGTGGGCCCGACCGGCCAGGGCAAGACGCGTACCGCATACACGTGCATGGCGTTCATCGCGGTCGACGTCGAAAAGTCGATCAGTCTCGAAGACCCGAAAGAAGCCGACCTGTTCAAGGTCAGGCAGATCTCGGTCACGCCGCCCGAAGGCGTCAGCGAGGACGAAGCCTTCGAGATGCACTTTCGGTCGGCCATGCGCCGCGACCCCGACCATTTGCTGATCGGCGAGATCCGCTCGCGCGCGACCGCCAATGCCTTCGTGCAGGCCTGCATCACCGGCCACCTGGCGTTGAGCACGACCCACGCAAACAACGTGATCAACGGCATCTACCGGCTGTCGTTCGACCCGATCGCCATCCCGATCGAAAACCTGGCTGCGCCCGACGTATTCAACGTGCTCGCGCACCAGATGCTGCTGCCGCGGCTGTGCCGCCACTGCAAGCAACCCGCCAAGTTCGCGCTCGACCAGGACGAACTCGCGCTCATCGATCGCCTGGGTGACGTCGACCGCGTCTACGTGCGCAACCTCGATGGATGTGAACACTGCCGGGGGCGGACACGGGGCATCGACGGACGTACCGCCTGTGCCGAGGTGCTGGTACCCGATGACGAGCTGCTCGAGTTGCTGCGGGCGGGCGACTTCGCCGGCGCCGGCCTGCTCCAGCGGAGCCGCTGGCTGACCGGCGACCTGCGGGATGGGCTGCTGTCGCCGGACATGAACGGCAAGACGGCGATGGAGGCCGCGCTCTACAAGTGTCTGGCACTCGGCGAGATCGACGTCCGCGCCATCCAGTCCACGATGAAGGATTTCGGCATCTACCTTCGCCGGCTGGGGGTGCGCACATGA
- a CDS encoding type 4b pilus protein PilO2 has protein sequence MRIGAKGAQLEAVAPALERNGTAAVSALAVVANAFNSGAVVVIRVLDGGEAWLAVLAHGLPAFDADQIVAIDDLAAALRQPVSVLQPPVIWLDGQLDVDQLGLPATAAVRSLRLAQLLTPRRIRAATLHSVTAPAVSRGLLKPPMLIALGVLGVAGWIRWSDHQAELELERQRAELAAQAQAQAAQASPERAALDGLTQVLQDYQGARAFIDTVVGMTDVVPVQSGGWRLTDVACTAAPAECRYRYRRLSYADAEPQLGPGISELLELRTVGDRQFRQPLATRPTGLPAGTTWSAVAKAFPADRLPQLVAAFDSLLDGGLSAGAPATPTQLASVPASPTTVALRSDWTVEGGLHLVDLVRDGLPPGALVRAMSIGLGSGVRGAETFKVDGALILVPPPAAPAPALPQPNPIPSGAQS, from the coding sequence GTGCGTATCGGCGCCAAGGGTGCACAGCTCGAGGCTGTCGCGCCGGCACTGGAGCGAAATGGAACGGCGGCGGTGTCGGCACTGGCTGTGGTGGCCAACGCCTTCAATAGCGGCGCGGTCGTGGTGATCCGCGTGCTGGACGGCGGCGAGGCCTGGCTGGCTGTACTGGCCCACGGTCTGCCGGCGTTTGACGCAGACCAGATCGTCGCGATCGATGACCTGGCCGCTGCGCTGCGTCAACCGGTCAGCGTGCTGCAGCCGCCGGTGATCTGGCTCGACGGTCAGCTCGACGTCGACCAGTTGGGCCTGCCGGCGACGGCGGCCGTGCGTTCGCTGCGCCTGGCGCAACTGCTGACTCCGCGACGCATCCGCGCGGCCACGCTCCATTCGGTGACGGCGCCCGCGGTCAGCCGCGGCCTGCTGAAGCCGCCGATGCTCATTGCGCTCGGCGTTCTCGGTGTCGCCGGCTGGATCCGGTGGAGCGATCACCAAGCGGAGCTCGAGCTAGAGCGCCAGCGGGCCGAACTGGCTGCTCAGGCCCAGGCGCAGGCTGCCCAGGCCTCGCCAGAGCGCGCGGCGCTGGATGGCCTGACCCAAGTGCTGCAGGACTACCAGGGCGCCCGCGCTTTCATCGACACCGTGGTGGGCATGACCGACGTGGTTCCGGTGCAGAGCGGCGGCTGGCGTCTGACCGACGTCGCCTGTACGGCCGCGCCGGCCGAATGTCGCTACCGCTACCGGCGGCTCAGCTATGCCGACGCCGAGCCGCAGCTCGGCCCGGGGATCAGCGAGCTGCTCGAGCTGCGCACGGTCGGCGATCGCCAATTTCGCCAGCCGCTGGCGACTCGGCCGACCGGGCTGCCCGCAGGCACCACCTGGTCCGCTGTCGCAAAGGCCTTTCCGGCGGACCGGCTGCCACAGCTGGTGGCGGCGTTCGATTCGCTGCTCGACGGCGGCCTGTCGGCCGGTGCGCCGGCCACGCCGACGCAGCTCGCCAGCGTGCCCGCGTCGCCGACGACGGTAGCGCTGCGCAGCGACTGGACCGTCGAGGGCGGCCTGCACCTGGTCGACCTGGTGCGTGACGGGCTTCCGCCGGGCGCGCTGGTGCGCGCGATGTCCATCGGTCTCGGTAGCGGCGTTCGCGGTGCGGAAACCTTCAAGGTCGACGGCGCCTTGATCCTGGTACCGCCGCCGGCGGCGCCCGCGCCTGCGCTGCCTCAACCCAATCCCATCCCCTCTGGAGCTCAATCATGA
- a CDS encoding lytic transglycosylase domain-containing protein translates to MESLTVAALITLGQACAPSIESATLVRQVTHESGRYVYRIGINDRSWRLPRQPRSLAAAVATARRLDARGFSFDAGLGQLNNHTVRRMGLSWEQVFTPCDNLRAAERHLLQDYRRALRQYGNHDRAVLGAFSAYNTGSLTRGLSNGYVAKVRATRIGTTAANPAQFRASKG, encoded by the coding sequence ATGGAATCGCTCACTGTCGCCGCGCTGATCACCCTGGGCCAGGCCTGCGCGCCGTCGATCGAGTCGGCCACGCTGGTGCGCCAGGTCACGCACGAATCCGGTCGCTACGTGTACCGGATCGGGATCAACGATCGCAGCTGGCGCTTGCCGCGCCAGCCTCGATCGCTCGCCGCCGCGGTGGCCACCGCGCGCCGCCTCGATGCGCGCGGCTTCAGCTTCGACGCCGGCCTCGGCCAGCTCAACAACCACACCGTGCGCCGCATGGGCCTGAGCTGGGAACAGGTGTTCACCCCCTGCGACAACCTGCGCGCGGCGGAACGCCACCTGCTGCAGGACTACCGGCGCGCGCTGCGGCAATACGGCAACCACGATCGCGCCGTGCTGGGCGCCTTCAGCGCTTACAACACCGGCTCGCTCACCCGCGGGCTCAGCAACGGCTACGTCGCCAAGGTCCGCGCCACGCGGATCGGGACCACCGCCGCCAACCCCGCCCAGTTCCGGGCGAGTAAAGGATGA
- a CDS encoding TcpQ domain-containing protein, with product MTPIHRAIAGGALVLCTLAAHALEQVGQFDFRYRIGGDRLVSQVFDDGNQTFLQLRGDAVPTVVDQTAGSAMVEPSRRGQYWVLPRLAQRFTVVVGTGRADVAYTGERARGATRVTGTVTAPPAAASQQAVPRDAGSPSRTASSPDDTIEVATGYRRSPAAPAPAVSPDAAIQALAAAGVIDEERASALKADALRRELARLDQERLAREAQRQSRPAAAASNCTWKVAQDDRYLSAVLERWAGQGGYQRVFVELADDPLIEATGEFCGSLTEATEQLLAALGPRSTIQAVFHTGNKTIQLVAGNE from the coding sequence ATGACCCCGATTCACCGCGCGATCGCCGGCGGCGCCCTCGTCCTTTGCACCCTGGCTGCGCATGCGCTCGAGCAGGTCGGCCAATTCGACTTCCGTTACCGCATCGGCGGCGATCGCCTCGTCTCGCAGGTGTTCGACGACGGCAACCAAACCTTCCTGCAGCTGCGCGGTGACGCTGTGCCGACCGTGGTCGACCAGACCGCCGGATCCGCGATGGTGGAGCCGTCGCGGCGCGGCCAGTACTGGGTGCTGCCCCGCCTCGCCCAGCGCTTCACCGTCGTCGTGGGCACGGGGCGGGCCGATGTGGCCTACACGGGCGAAAGGGCGCGCGGCGCCACTCGCGTGACAGGCACCGTCACCGCGCCACCGGCGGCCGCGAGCCAGCAGGCGGTACCGCGCGATGCCGGTTCGCCTTCACGGACCGCCTCGTCGCCGGACGACACCATCGAGGTCGCCACCGGCTACCGCCGTTCGCCGGCCGCACCGGCGCCGGCGGTGTCGCCCGATGCGGCCATCCAGGCGCTGGCGGCGGCCGGCGTCATCGACGAGGAGCGGGCGAGCGCATTGAAAGCCGACGCGCTGCGGCGCGAGCTGGCCCGCCTCGACCAGGAACGCCTGGCACGCGAGGCGCAGCGGCAGAGCCGGCCGGCCGCTGCGGCATCGAACTGCACCTGGAAGGTCGCGCAGGACGATCGCTACCTGAGCGCGGTGTTGGAGCGCTGGGCAGGGCAGGGCGGCTACCAGCGGGTCTTCGTCGAGCTCGCGGACGATCCGTTGATCGAGGCGACGGGCGAATTCTGCGGCAGCCTGACCGAGGCCACCGAGCAGCTGCTTGCGGCACTCGGCCCCCGCTCGACCATCCAGGCGGTTTTCCACACCGGCAACAAGACCATCCAACTGGTCGCCGGCAACGAGTGA
- a CDS encoding TrbI/VirB10 family protein — MAGTTTLSRAKLRTLVLIGTVAVAGLALIYGSLGDGEDPQVAVAQERRIEAAKAASGDPAQIASMLRKQAEEARLAQAQQAARDEAERKLAMTRRDRGAAAAPDLAGGDSGAIDPVQRRALLDLGGSAGAGASAGGTDIDGYQARKLDAGQARRRARRDRIGATEWDDDTAGGSLQPTRQSDRFPPEASAAGAAAPGRNDDMAQLRQTLMQAALRDQAGGGAAPAPVGNRDSAWLKEQDGVGAKAPLRPVAARSPYMLREGATIPCELTRNVISDLAGIVECMVSRDVYDSIGQRHLLIPRGTFAKGPYNSEVVFGQQRILAAFSRMDFPSGAHIDLGAMQAADRSGASGLPADVDNHFWSQFGAGFLVAGIAGLVRSSDSGSGGQVVVQTGGSGNALQTAAGQVLVSVTNQILSRNQSIKPTLTGRKGDRIVIVVARDLELPPQITRGPAPVAPGDSL, encoded by the coding sequence ATGGCCGGGACGACGACGCTGTCGCGCGCCAAGCTCCGCACATTGGTGCTGATCGGTACCGTCGCGGTCGCCGGCCTGGCACTGATCTACGGCAGCCTCGGCGATGGCGAGGATCCGCAGGTCGCGGTCGCGCAGGAGCGGCGCATCGAAGCGGCCAAGGCCGCGAGCGGGGACCCCGCACAGATCGCCTCGATGTTGCGCAAGCAGGCCGAAGAAGCACGGCTTGCGCAGGCGCAGCAGGCCGCCCGGGACGAAGCCGAGCGCAAGCTGGCGATGACCCGCCGCGACCGCGGCGCCGCCGCGGCACCGGATCTGGCCGGCGGCGACAGCGGTGCCATCGATCCGGTGCAGCGCCGCGCGCTGCTGGACCTGGGTGGCAGCGCCGGCGCCGGCGCGTCTGCAGGTGGCACTGACATCGACGGCTATCAGGCCCGCAAGCTCGACGCTGGCCAAGCGCGCCGCCGTGCTCGCCGTGATCGCATCGGCGCGACCGAATGGGACGACGACACGGCCGGCGGTAGCCTGCAGCCGACGCGGCAGTCCGACCGATTCCCGCCGGAGGCCTCGGCGGCCGGTGCCGCCGCGCCGGGCCGTAACGACGACATGGCGCAGTTGCGTCAGACGCTGATGCAGGCCGCGCTGCGCGACCAAGCTGGAGGCGGTGCGGCGCCGGCGCCGGTGGGTAACCGGGACAGCGCCTGGCTGAAAGAGCAGGACGGCGTCGGCGCCAAGGCGCCGCTGCGGCCGGTCGCCGCCCGATCGCCCTACATGCTTCGCGAGGGCGCGACCATTCCGTGCGAGCTCACCCGCAACGTGATCTCCGATCTCGCCGGCATCGTCGAGTGCATGGTCTCGCGCGACGTCTACGACAGCATCGGCCAGCGCCATCTTCTGATCCCGCGCGGCACCTTCGCCAAGGGGCCGTACAACAGCGAAGTCGTGTTCGGCCAGCAACGCATCCTGGCCGCCTTCTCGCGCATGGATTTCCCGTCCGGCGCCCACATCGACCTCGGCGCCATGCAGGCGGCCGACCGCTCCGGCGCCAGCGGCTTGCCGGCCGATGTCGACAACCACTTCTGGAGCCAGTTCGGCGCCGGCTTCCTGGTCGCCGGCATCGCCGGCCTGGTGCGCAGTTCCGACAGCGGCAGCGGCGGCCAGGTGGTGGTGCAGACCGGCGGCTCCGGCAATGCGCTGCAGACCGCGGCCGGCCAGGTCCTGGTGTCGGTCACCAATCAGATCCTCAGCCGCAATCAATCCATCAAGCCGACGCTCACCGGCCGCAAGGGCGATCGCATCGTCATCGTCGTCGCCCGCGACCTCGAGCTGCCGCCCCAGATCACGCGCGGTCCCGCGCCCGTTGCTCCAGGAGACTCCCTATGA
- a CDS encoding TrbG/VirB9 family P-type conjugative transfer protein: protein MSAATTIYRGRLLMLLALLPSAWCATPDEQALLAAIPAARPTAAATPRPAAITPVPLPRAPQAAASAAPAQRLPQASMTPPGATRLAQVAAPGQPVAAAAPIARPTVAPSSVARPSASANRPLPARRPVVRRPIAPIVAAAPAPAETAAPILVGGATPGVAAARFRDPRLVSFPYDPDVTYRIVGRAGLLTTLQFAPDERVTGVYFSDGCVTVEKGGETDTAGEGDPLGQCDASWRIRLTRERDMLIFKPTANGIDNEGKIRTNRRVYEISLYATDQEQWFKRVTWQTRDASLVELDAGDVVSQHRVAAQPERFALPRLAQVPVAPAETFPPLDTARVVVDKLHFAYRIEGDAPFRPEAVFDDGQSTRIKFPAGLDEAPILLSLDGKDRSGELIMYVVEGPYYRFAGVRKQLLLKLGDDEIRLTRRGN from the coding sequence ATGAGCGCCGCCACCACCATCTATCGGGGGCGGCTGCTCATGCTGCTCGCACTACTTCCGTCGGCGTGGTGCGCGACGCCCGACGAGCAGGCGCTCCTGGCCGCCATTCCCGCAGCGCGGCCTACAGCCGCGGCGACACCGCGACCGGCTGCCATCACGCCTGTGCCGCTGCCGCGTGCGCCGCAAGCTGCGGCGAGTGCCGCCCCGGCGCAACGCCTGCCACAGGCATCCATGACGCCGCCAGGCGCGACACGGCTCGCCCAAGTGGCTGCGCCCGGCCAGCCCGTCGCGGCAGCCGCGCCGATCGCTCGACCAACCGTCGCGCCGAGCAGCGTGGCCCGGCCATCCGCGTCGGCCAACCGGCCGCTCCCGGCCCGTCGCCCGGTCGTCCGTCGTCCGATCGCGCCGATCGTCGCTGCCGCGCCGGCGCCGGCCGAGACCGCCGCGCCCATCCTGGTGGGCGGCGCGACGCCAGGTGTCGCGGCAGCCCGCTTCCGCGATCCGCGCCTCGTGTCCTTCCCCTACGACCCCGACGTGACCTACCGCATCGTCGGCCGCGCCGGCCTGCTGACGACCCTGCAGTTCGCGCCGGACGAGCGGGTGACCGGCGTCTATTTCTCGGATGGCTGCGTGACCGTCGAGAAGGGTGGCGAGACCGATACGGCAGGTGAGGGCGATCCGCTCGGCCAGTGCGACGCCAGCTGGCGGATCCGGCTCACCCGCGAGCGGGACATGCTGATCTTCAAGCCCACGGCAAACGGCATCGACAACGAGGGCAAGATCCGCACGAACCGGCGCGTGTACGAGATCTCGCTGTACGCGACCGACCAGGAGCAATGGTTCAAGCGCGTGACCTGGCAGACCCGGGACGCCAGCCTGGTCGAGCTCGATGCGGGCGACGTGGTCAGCCAGCACCGCGTCGCTGCTCAGCCCGAGCGGTTCGCTTTGCCACGTCTGGCACAGGTGCCGGTGGCGCCGGCCGAGACCTTCCCGCCGCTGGATACCGCGCGCGTCGTCGTCGACAAGCTGCACTTCGCCTACCGCATCGAGGGCGATGCGCCGTTCCGCCCCGAAGCGGTGTTCGACGACGGTCAATCGACGCGCATCAAGTTTCCGGCAGGCCTGGATGAAGCGCCGATCCTGCTGTCGCTCGACGGCAAGGATCGGAGCGGCGAGCTAATCATGTACGTCGTCGAGGGGCCGTACTACCGGTTCGCCGGCGTGCGTAAGCAGCTGTTGCTCAAGCTCGGCGACGACGAGATCCGGCTGACCCGGAGGGGCAACTGA
- a CDS encoding VirB8/TrbF family protein: MFKRKSPPDAVELPSTVAPASSQVRYFEAFGRPLLKLQRRELADLLHWLVTLVLLVVLYRMAQPTVAVPFLIEANPETGETYLSRRAAREFNPALINKTYEARRWVRLVWTGNAATTEADLRAAAAMTSGAAVGELTRFLLAEQPAARWVTDPTWTRDVEILSSNPISDKGTDMVLVRAKLTDSKAGTRVIIVTVQYVLIPPKSAEEADRVNPIGLRVTHFTFTDEAK, translated from the coding sequence ATGTTCAAACGCAAATCACCACCCGATGCGGTCGAACTGCCGTCGACCGTGGCGCCGGCCTCCAGCCAGGTGCGCTACTTCGAGGCCTTCGGCCGGCCGCTGCTCAAGCTGCAGCGCCGAGAGCTCGCCGACCTGCTGCACTGGCTGGTCACGCTCGTTCTGCTCGTCGTGCTGTACCGCATGGCCCAGCCGACGGTGGCCGTGCCGTTCCTCATTGAAGCCAATCCCGAGACCGGCGAAACCTACCTCAGCCGACGTGCCGCCCGCGAGTTCAATCCCGCGCTGATCAACAAGACCTACGAAGCGAGGCGGTGGGTCCGCCTGGTGTGGACTGGCAATGCCGCGACCACCGAGGCCGATCTGCGGGCCGCCGCAGCGATGACCAGCGGTGCCGCCGTCGGCGAGCTCACCCGCTTCCTGCTCGCGGAGCAGCCTGCGGCGCGCTGGGTCACCGATCCGACGTGGACGCGCGACGTCGAGATCCTGTCGTCCAACCCGATCTCGGACAAAGGCACCGACATGGTGCTCGTCCGCGCCAAGCTGACGGACAGCAAGGCGGGCACGCGCGTGATCATCGTCACCGTCCAATACGTGCTGATCCCACCGAAGTCGGCCGAGGAGGCCGACCGCGTCAACCCGATCGGCCTGCGGGTCACCCATTTCACCTTCACGGACGAGGCCAAATGA
- a CDS encoding type IV secretion system protein, which yields MAADLATLAWDTINAALTSMSIEGATMIARAIPIGFQFTGVLALWALFWNMVDWFAEGNGPSLAVSILNTVITVSLVVFFLTAYMTANGPKGIAVDGINQLAGHLTGTDTRGAANIALTALVRAMSSMDWMLDMSKLTGGDDGGLTLSAFNPFALQTLLTQMMVRILIIGAITLSILVCALIYLALYTLSDVFLILALIFGPLLMPWVLVERFSFLCDGWIRFSVGAALLKLVATVLIQLAAGMVEGAQAVAAKFSLEVSQQASAFGPAADLMAAAPCCSCSD from the coding sequence ATGGCCGCGGATCTCGCCACGCTCGCCTGGGACACCATCAACGCCGCGTTGACCAGCATGTCCATCGAGGGCGCCACGATGATCGCGCGCGCCATCCCGATCGGCTTCCAGTTCACCGGCGTGCTCGCGCTGTGGGCGCTGTTCTGGAACATGGTCGATTGGTTCGCGGAAGGCAATGGCCCATCGCTCGCGGTGAGCATCCTCAACACCGTCATCACCGTCTCGCTGGTTGTGTTTTTCCTGACCGCCTACATGACCGCCAACGGTCCCAAGGGCATCGCGGTCGACGGCATCAATCAGCTCGCGGGCCATCTGACCGGGACCGACACCCGTGGCGCGGCCAACATCGCGCTGACCGCGCTGGTGCGGGCCATGTCGTCGATGGACTGGATGCTCGACATGAGCAAGCTCACCGGTGGCGACGATGGCGGCCTGACGCTGAGTGCGTTCAATCCCTTCGCGCTGCAGACGCTGCTCACCCAGATGATGGTGCGCATCCTCATCATCGGCGCCATCACGCTGTCGATCCTGGTGTGCGCGCTGATCTACCTCGCGCTCTACACGCTGTCCGACGTCTTCCTGATCCTGGCGCTCATCTTCGGACCGCTGTTGATGCCCTGGGTCCTGGTCGAGCGCTTCTCCTTCCTCTGTGACGGCTGGATCCGGTTCAGCGTCGGCGCCGCGCTGCTCAAGCTGGTGGCCACCGTCTTGATCCAACTCGCCGCCGGCATGGTCGAGGGCGCGCAGGCCGTCGCCGCCAAGTTCTCGCTCGAGGTCAGCCAGCAGGCGTCTGCGTTCGGTCCCGCAGCCGACCTGATGGCGGCGGCCCCTTGCTGCTCCTGCTCGGATTGA
- a CDS encoding VirB4 family type IV secretion system protein → MLNLRDQRFRYDHVGDDERRSTAELAPWLFAYDDKLIVNKDSGLLACYAIGGIDAEALMNGEVNQWAQQLQGVLNGLKQWPPTLWWTVHRRAESNWPTGQFLNPIAAQLDAHMAARQAAGGKNFVNRHYLSLLGNALANKMGLQDRLTHAIRRSDSLPKALFEAIRTHFFAGSAFAYTAGELDLAVARYEEMLATTTQALPDMQFERLRGDALHAFLHACASIVHAGQARVALPNNVLMDAALGDAVIEPRGDHLVIRGFRTKYTAAIQIKQWPTPPDGARVRKLERLLTLPVELTLSLCWRKLHRDDALRLLKARKYYFDLTKFNPLTYVAAALAKKKDMEGVTPRADKAAAVAEVESIIKEIEEDTIGYGPANLTILVHADSPEKLQDAVDLVENELRSARLLPIRETFHLVSAYAGTLPGQWGEIVRWIEFSSAHIAHLAPVFTVRPGDSINGYLTEQLKRICPALVQFLTEHGTAVNVNFHALDKGHVLVVGPTRGGKTVLINLLLVLFARYGKVRVIRFDRDRSCRIPTLLTGGTWINTRDSETRINPLVLLADKRHWLFLTEWIKQLAGTVGSAFDADDAKSLHEAMEMTAGLPAASWRLWRLQTIWLHLPPGKLKDALARGSKAALTAQSSITPRTTSASPTTSASKWVACWSRPRRPSSSST, encoded by the coding sequence GTGCTGAACCTGCGCGATCAGCGTTTTCGCTACGACCACGTCGGCGACGATGAGCGGCGCTCTACGGCTGAGCTCGCGCCCTGGTTGTTCGCGTACGACGACAAGCTGATCGTCAACAAGGACTCTGGCCTGTTGGCTTGCTACGCCATCGGCGGCATCGACGCTGAGGCGTTGATGAACGGCGAAGTCAACCAATGGGCGCAGCAGCTGCAGGGCGTGCTGAACGGCCTCAAGCAGTGGCCACCGACGCTGTGGTGGACCGTCCACCGACGCGCGGAATCGAACTGGCCGACAGGCCAGTTCCTCAATCCGATCGCCGCCCAGCTCGACGCGCACATGGCGGCGCGGCAGGCTGCCGGCGGAAAGAACTTCGTCAATCGGCATTACCTGTCGCTGCTGGGCAATGCGCTGGCCAACAAGATGGGTCTGCAGGACCGGTTGACCCATGCCATCAGGCGTAGCGATAGCCTGCCGAAGGCATTGTTCGAAGCGATCCGCACGCACTTCTTTGCGGGTAGCGCTTTCGCCTACACCGCCGGTGAGCTCGACCTGGCCGTCGCGCGCTACGAGGAAATGCTCGCGACGACGACCCAGGCCTTGCCGGACATGCAGTTCGAGCGGCTGCGTGGCGATGCGTTGCACGCTTTCCTGCACGCCTGCGCGTCGATCGTGCACGCCGGCCAGGCCCGGGTCGCCTTGCCCAACAACGTGCTGATGGACGCGGCGCTGGGCGACGCGGTCATCGAGCCCCGCGGCGACCATTTGGTGATTCGGGGCTTTCGCACGAAGTACACGGCGGCGATCCAGATCAAGCAATGGCCGACCCCGCCAGACGGCGCTCGCGTGCGCAAGCTGGAACGGCTACTGACCTTGCCGGTCGAGCTCACCCTCTCGCTGTGCTGGCGGAAGCTGCATCGCGACGACGCGCTGCGATTGCTCAAGGCGCGCAAGTATTACTTCGACCTGACGAAGTTCAACCCGCTGACCTACGTCGCGGCCGCGCTCGCCAAGAAGAAGGACATGGAGGGTGTCACACCGCGCGCCGACAAGGCTGCGGCGGTTGCCGAGGTCGAAAGCATCATCAAGGAGATCGAGGAAGACACGATCGGCTACGGCCCGGCGAACCTCACCATCCTGGTCCATGCAGACAGCCCGGAAAAACTGCAGGACGCCGTCGATCTGGTCGAAAACGAGCTGCGCAGCGCACGCCTGCTGCCGATTCGCGAGACCTTCCACCTCGTCAGCGCCTACGCCGGCACGCTGCCCGGGCAGTGGGGCGAGATCGTGCGTTGGATCGAATTCTCCAGCGCTCATATCGCTCACCTGGCGCCGGTGTTCACCGTCCGCCCGGGAGACTCGATCAACGGCTACCTCACCGAGCAGCTCAAGCGGATCTGCCCGGCCCTGGTGCAATTCCTCACCGAGCATGGCACCGCGGTCAACGTGAACTTCCACGCGCTCGACAAAGGGCACGTGCTGGTGGTCGGACCCACACGCGGCGGCAAGACGGTGCTGATCAACCTGCTGCTCGTGCTGTTTGCACGTTACGGCAAGGTCCGGGTGATCCGCTTCGACCGCGACCGCAGCTGCCGCATTCCCACCCTGTTGACCGGCGGGACCTGGATCAATACCCGCGATTCGGAAACCCGTATCAACCCGCTGGTGTTGCTCGCGGACAAGCGTCACTGGCTGTTCCTGACGGAATGGATCAAGCAGCTTGCCGGCACGGTCGGTAGCGCCTTCGACGCGGATGATGCGAAGTCGCTGCACGAGGCGATGGAGATGACCGCTGGATTGCCGGCGGCGAGTTGGCGCCTTTGGCGCCTGCAGACGATCTGGCTCCATCTTCCGCCCGGAAAGCTCAAGGACGCGCTGGCCCGTGGATCGAAGGCGGCGCTTACGGCGCAATCTTCGATCACGCCGAGGACGACTTCGGCATCGCCGACAACCTCTGCATCGAAATGGGTGGCGTGCTGGTCGCGCCCAAGGCGGCCGAGCTCTTCTTCGACCTGA